In the Helianthus annuus cultivar XRQ/B chromosome 11, HanXRQr2.0-SUNRISE, whole genome shotgun sequence genome, one interval contains:
- the LOC110887827 gene encoding uncharacterized protein LOC110887827 gives MVAEIITENGQWLWPEAWYDIYPVLINVDTPQLMSDADDRLGWKDLEGNLQVFGSWEVWNNLRQRNSKVEWTNSVWFSQCIPRHSFHLWLVIKNKLKTQDRMAVWEAGSATNLQLMCCPLCNYDRDSRDHIFFQCSYASEVWGLVRNMVDMGGVTDTWNSIMQWMELNANNRTLDHIVCNILVAASTYFIWQERNNRLFSQGQRNASVLSKVIIDTVRLRIMGFKIGRDPKHKKILDRWLISKQRMEFEPG, from the coding sequence ATGGTGGCTGAGATTATTACTGAAAACGGTCAATGGTTATGGCCCGAAGCATGGTATGATATATATCCGGTCCTTATAAATGTTGATACTCCTCAGCTTATGTCAGATGCGGATGATCGGTTGGGCTGGAAAGACTTGGAAGGTAATCTACAGGTTTTCGGATCCTGGGAGGTTTGGAACAACTTACGTCAGAGAAACAGTAAGGTCGAATGGACCAATTCGGTTTGGTTTAGCCAATGTATTCCCCGACATTCATTTCATTTGTGGTTGGTTATCAAGAATAAGTTGAAGACGCAAGATAGGATGGCTGTTTGGGAAGCGGGTAGTGCTACTAATTTACAGCTCATGTGTTGTCCTTTATGCAACTATGATCGCGACTCTAGAGATCACATTTTCTTCCAATGCTCCTATGCTTCAGAGGTTTGGGGATTGGTAAGAAATATGGTTGACATGGGAGGTGTAACGGATACATGGAATTCGATTATGCAGTGGATGGAGCTCAATGCTAATAATAGAACTCTGGATCATATTGTTTGCAATATTCTGGTGGCGGCTTCCACGTACTTTATTTGGCAGGAAAGGAACAACCGATTATTTTCTCAAGGCCAGCGGAATGCTAGTGTGCTCTCAAAGGTTATTATAGATACAGTGCGTCTCAGAATTATGGGATTCAAGATTGGTAGAGACCCGAAGCATAAGAAGATATTGGACAGATGGCTGATCTCGAAGCAGAGAATGGAGTTTGAACCAGGCTAA